In Geminicoccaceae bacterium, a single window of DNA contains:
- the rplM gene encoding 50S ribosomal protein L13, with amino-acid sequence MKTYSAKPGDIEREWFVIDAEGLVLGRLASIVANRLRGKHKAMYTPHMDCGDHIVIINAEKIALTGKKLADKTYYRHTGYPGGIKESTAGKMLAGKRPEQVIQLAVQRMVPRGPLGSQVMRKLHVYAGGEHPHQAQTPKELDIAAMNSKNSKLEAVHG; translated from the coding sequence ATGAAGACATATAGCGCCAAGCCCGGCGACATCGAGCGGGAATGGTTCGTGATCGACGCCGAAGGCCTTGTCCTCGGGCGTCTGGCTTCGATCGTCGCCAACCGTCTGCGCGGCAAGCACAAGGCCATGTACACCCCGCACATGGATTGCGGTGACCACATCGTCATCATCAATGCCGAAAAGATCGCCCTGACCGGCAAGAAGCTGGCCGACAAGACCTATTACCGGCACACCGGCTATCCGGGCGGCATCAAGGAATCGACGGCTGGCAAGATGCTGGCTGGCAAGCGTCCGGAGCAGGTCATCCAGCTCGCGGTCCAGCGCATGGTCCCGCGCGGGCCGCTGGGCAGTCAGGTGATGCGCAAGCTTCATGTCTACGCGGGCGGCGAGCACCCCCATCAGGCGCAGACGCCGAAGGAGCTCGATATCGCCGCAATGAACTCCAAGAACAGCAAGCTGGAGGCCGTCCATGGCTGA
- the rpsI gene encoding 30S ribosomal protein S9, translating into MAETESAFAKLAQLNEGGVAQDQAAIAEPKIDSLGRSYATGRRKESVARVWVKPGSGRFTVNGREMPAYFARPTLQMIIAQPCETISRVGQYDIICTVTGGGLSGQAGAVRHGLSRALTMQDPSLRPALKAQGFLTRDDRQVERKKYGRRKARRSFQFSKR; encoded by the coding sequence ATGGCTGAAACCGAATCGGCCTTCGCGAAACTCGCCCAGCTCAACGAGGGCGGCGTGGCGCAGGATCAGGCTGCCATTGCCGAACCCAAGATCGACAGTCTTGGCCGGTCCTACGCCACCGGTCGCCGCAAGGAGTCGGTGGCTCGTGTCTGGGTAAAGCCGGGCAGCGGCAGATTCACGGTGAATGGTCGCGAGATGCCGGCCTATTTCGCCCGTCCGACGCTGCAGATGATCATTGCCCAACCCTGCGAGACGATCAGCCGTGTTGGCCAGTACGACATTATCTGCACAGTCACGGGTGGTGGATTGTCCGGACAGGCCGGTGCGGTTCGCCATGGCCTCAGCCGTGCGCTCACCATGCAGGATCCATCCTTGCGCCCTGCCCTCAAGGCTCAGGGGTTCCTGACCCGAGACGACCGTCAGGTCGAGCGCAAGAAGTATGGCCGTCGCAAGGCTCGCCGCAGCTTCCAGTTCTCGAAGCGTTAA